The following nucleotide sequence is from Paeniglutamicibacter kerguelensis.
ACAACAACTACCTGCGCTGGGCCGCGGCCAAGCTGCCCTCGGTCCGGTTCGGGCACCACGTCGCCGCCGCCCGGCACGTGGACGGGGTCTACGAACTCGACGTGCACACGTCCGAGGGGGCGCACACCGTGCGCACCCGCAAGCTGGTGCTGGGCACCGGCACCGTGCCGTACGTGCCCGCCTCCGTGCCCGAGCAACTGCTGGCCAGCGGCCAGGTGGTGCACAGCAGCGGCTACCGGGAAGCCAGCGAACGCGTTGCCGCCTCCGGCCGCATCGCGGTGGTCGGCAGCGGCCAGAGCGCCGCGGAAATCTTCGCCGACCTGCTGGGCCGGCTGCCGGCCGACGGGCAGCTGGAGTGGGTCACCCGCTCCGCGCGCTTCTTCCCGCTGGAATACACCAAGCTGACCCTGGAGATGACAAGCCCGGAGTACATCGACCACTTCCACGGGCTGCCGCAGGGCACCCGGGACCGGCTTTCGGCGAGCCAGAAGGGGCTCTACAAGGGCATCAACGCGGATCTGATCGACGAGATCCACGAGATGCTCTACCGGCGGTCCGTGTCCGGCCACCGGCCCGTCACGCTGCGCGCGGCCACCGCGCTGGAATCCGTCTCAACCTGCGACGGCTCCCTGGGCCTGGGGCTGCGCAACCAGGACGACGGCGGGGCCTTCACCACGCACGCCGACTCCCTGGTGCTGGCCACCGGCTACGGCTACCGGGAACCGGCTTTCCTGGCCGGCATCGACCAGCGCCTGAACCGGCTGCCCGACGGCCGGCTGGACGTGGACCGCGACTACGCGATCACCCCCGAGGGCGACGTGCTGGTGCAGAACGCCGAATTGCACACCCACGGGTTCACGGCCCCCGACCTGGGCATGGGCGCCTACCGCAACTCGGTGATCATCAACCGGCTGCTCGGCCGGGCGCACTACCGGGTCGAGACCCGAATCGGTTTCCAGCACTTCGGCAGCCCCGCCACGGGCGCCAATCCCGCCCACTCCCCCGAGATTGAACTCCACCCCGAAGGAGCCCACGCATGATCACCACCTTCGAGCCGGCCATCGCGCCTGCCGCCACCGACATTTCCTTCCGCCGCTTCGACCCCGCCGCCGACGCCGAGCTGCTGCACGGCTGGGTGAACACCGAGCGCGCCCGCTACTGGGGCATGAACGGCACGTCCGTGGAGCAGGTGCGCGCCGCCTACGCGGCCCTGGACGCGGACCCGCACCACCACGTGCTGCTCGGGCTGCTGCCCGCAACCGCGCCCGGCCGGGAGCCGGAGGCCGTGATGCTGCTGGAGCATTACACCCCGGAGCATTCGGTGCTTGCCGGGGCCTACACCCACCGGCACGGGGACGCCGGCCTGCACCTGCTGCTTGCCGGCCCCGGCAACGGCCCGGCGCGGCCCGGGTTCAGCGCCGCGGCCATGGAGGCGGCCATCGCCCACCTCTTCGCCGACCCGGCGGTGCTGCGCATCGTCGTGGAGCCGGACGCGGGCAACACCGCCATCCACTCGCTGAACTCCCGGCTGGGCTTCTGCCCCGCCGGGCGCGTCGAGCTGCCGGCGGGCCCGGACACCCCGGCCAAGACCGCGCTGCTGTCCTTCTGCACCCGTGCCGACTTCGCGGCCGCCACTTACGGGCCCTCCACCGCCACCGCGCACCTGTCCCCCGCCCGCTGGGACACCGCCAACCGCCACGTGCTGGCCAAGGCCATCGCCGAGTTCACCCACGAGCGGCTACTGGCCCCGGTTCCGGGGAACGGGACCTGGTCGTTGTCGGTCGGGGACCTCGAATACCGATTTGCCGCCACCGTGCACCAGCTGGAGCACTGGGTGGTGGACCCCGCCTCCCTGGAGGTGAACCGTGCCGGCGTGTCCGTCGCACCGGATGCGGCGGGCTTCGTGCTGGCCTTCCGTCAGGAACTCGGCCTCTCCGAGGCGCAGCTGCCGGTGTACCTGGAGGAAATCGGCAGCACCCTGGCCGGGCACTGCTACAAGCAGCTGCACTCCACCGCGAGTGCCGCGGAACTTGCGGCCGGGACCGGGGACGCCGTGGCCGACTTCCAGCGCACCGAGGCCGCGATGACCGAGGGGCACCCGTGCTTCGTGGCCAACAACGGCCGGCTCGGCCTGGGCGCCGGGGACTACCTGGACTACGCCCCGGAAACCGGCTCGGCGATCGAACTCCAGTGGCTTGCCGCCCACAACTCGCGGGCCCGCTTCACCGCCCTGTACGGGATCAACGCCGCGGGGCTGCTGCGCGAGGAACTCGGCGAGGCGCAAATGGACCTGCTGAATGCCCGGCTCGCCGCCGCCTGCGCCGCCAGCGGGCTGGATCCGGAGGAGTTCGTGTTCATCCCGGTGCACCCGTGGCAGTGGGACAACAAGCTGGCCGTCAGCTTCGCGCCCGACGTCGCCACGGGCCACCTGGTGCACCTGGGCGCGGGCGCCGACCTGTACCAGCCGCAGCAGTCGATCCGCACCTTCTTCAACCGCAGCAACCCGGAGCGCCACTACGTCAAGACCGCGCTCTCGGTGCTGAACATGGGCTTCATGCGCGGGCTCTCGGCCGCCTACATGGAGGGCACCCCGGCCATCAACGCGTGGCTCACCTCGGTGTTCGACGCCGATGCCGAGCTGCAGGCCCGCGGGACCCGGCTGCTGCGCGAGGTCGCGGCCGTCGGCTACACCAACTCGCTGTTCAACGCCGCAGGCCAGAACGCGCCGCAGCGCAAGATGCTGGCGGCACTCTGGCGCGAGTCCCCGGCCTCGCGCATCGAGGACGGGCAGGCCCTGGCCACCATGGCCTCGCTGCTGCACATCGATGCCGCCGGCGCCTCGCTGGCCGCCGCGCACGTCCGGCGCTCGGGCCTGGCGCCGGCCGAGTGGCTGGCCCGCTACTTCGACGCCTACCTGGTGCCGCTGGTGCACTGCCTGTGCCGCTACGACCTGGTGTTCATGCCCCACGGGGAAAACGTCATCATGGTCTTCGAGGACTCGGTGCCGGTGCGCGTGCTGCATAAGGACCTGGCCGAGGAGGTCGCGGTGTTCGGGGACCGGCAGCCGCTGCCCGCCGAGGTCGAGCGGATCCGCATCACGGCGCCCGACTCCGAACGCCGGCTGGCGATCTTCACCGACGTCGTCGACTGCTTCCTGCGCTTC
It contains:
- a CDS encoding lysine N(6)-hydroxylase/L-ornithine N(5)-oxygenase family protein is translated as MSIKNLNHEPVWDAVGIGAGPFNLGFAALASSVQDLRVLVLESADELAWHPGMMLDGAHLQVPFMADLVTMADPTNPLSFLNHLKETGRIYPFYIRENFYPLREEYNNYLRWAAAKLPSVRFGHHVAAARHVDGVYELDVHTSEGAHTVRTRKLVLGTGTVPYVPASVPEQLLASGQVVHSSGYREASERVAASGRIAVVGSGQSAAEIFADLLGRLPADGQLEWVTRSARFFPLEYTKLTLEMTSPEYIDHFHGLPQGTRDRLSASQKGLYKGINADLIDEIHEMLYRRSVSGHRPVTLRAATALESVSTCDGSLGLGLRNQDDGGAFTTHADSLVLATGYGYREPAFLAGIDQRLNRLPDGRLDVDRDYAITPEGDVLVQNAELHTHGFTAPDLGMGAYRNSVIINRLLGRAHYRVETRIGFQHFGSPATGANPAHSPEIELHPEGAHA
- a CDS encoding GNAT family N-acetyltransferase translates to MITTFEPAIAPAATDISFRRFDPAADAELLHGWVNTERARYWGMNGTSVEQVRAAYAALDADPHHHVLLGLLPATAPGREPEAVMLLEHYTPEHSVLAGAYTHRHGDAGLHLLLAGPGNGPARPGFSAAAMEAAIAHLFADPAVLRIVVEPDAGNTAIHSLNSRLGFCPAGRVELPAGPDTPAKTALLSFCTRADFAAATYGPSTATAHLSPARWDTANRHVLAKAIAEFTHERLLAPVPGNGTWSLSVGDLEYRFAATVHQLEHWVVDPASLEVNRAGVSVAPDAAGFVLAFRQELGLSEAQLPVYLEEIGSTLAGHCYKQLHSTASAAELAAGTGDAVADFQRTEAAMTEGHPCFVANNGRLGLGAGDYLDYAPETGSAIELQWLAAHNSRARFTALYGINAAGLLREELGEAQMDLLNARLAAACAASGLDPEEFVFIPVHPWQWDNKLAVSFAPDVATGHLVHLGAGADLYQPQQSIRTFFNRSNPERHYVKTALSVLNMGFMRGLSAAYMEGTPAINAWLTSVFDADAELQARGTRLLREVAAVGYTNSLFNAAGQNAPQRKMLAALWRESPASRIEDGQALATMASLLHIDAAGASLAAAHVRRSGLAPAEWLARYFDAYLVPLVHCLCRYDLVFMPHGENVIMVFEDSVPVRVLHKDLAEEVAVFGDRQPLPAEVERIRITAPDSERRLAIFTDVVDCFLRFLAPALAREGVCGEDEFWAIAVQRLLAYRERNPEQAAAFDALELFAPDFELSCLNRLQLRNNQQMLDLADQSGGLIYAGTLANPLAGHGA